The Deinococcus metallilatus genome segment GGGGAGCGTCAGCCTGGACGGTCGCCAGGTGAACGGGTTGCCGCCGAACCGCATCGCGGCGCTGGGTGTGGCCCGGTCCTTTCAGACGAGCAGCCTCTTTCCCCAGGCGAGCGTCCGTGAGAACGTGGTGCTGGCCGTGCTGGCCCACACGCCCGCCCGCCGGGACCTGTGGCGACCCCTCGCCGCCCACCGCGAGGCCGGGCGGCTGGCCGACGCGGCGCTGGACCGGATGGGTCTGCTCGCCCAGGCCGCTGCGCCCGCCGATTCCCTCTCGCACGGGGAAAAACGGCAACTGGAGTTGAGCATGGTGCTGGCCCAGGACCCCCGGCTGCTGCTGCTCGACGAGCCGCTGGCGGGCCTCAGCGCGCACGAACGCGACCATGTGATGAACCTCGTCCTGAACCTGCCGCGCGACCTGACCACCGTGCTGATCGAACACGACCTGCCCTTCTGCCTGGCCTTTGCCGACCACGTGACCGTGCTGAGCAACGGCGAACACCTGGCGACCGGCACCCCCGCCGAGATTCGCGCGAATGAGGCCGTGCAGGCCGTGTACGTGGGGGAGGCGTTGGAACGCCAGGGCCGCGAGGTGAGCGCCGGGGAAATGGCCCAACCGCCGCTGCTGAGCGTGTCCGGCCTGACCGCCGGGTACGGCAGCGCGCAGGCCATCGAGAACGCCTCGCTGGACGTGCGCCCCGGCGAGGTGGTCGCCGTGCTGGGCCGCAACGGCATGGGCAAGACCACGCTGCTGACCACCCTGATGGGCTGGCGCAAACCCTGGGCGGGGACCGTCAACCTGGATGGGCAGCCGGTCGCGGGCCTCCCACCCGCCGCTCTGGCGCGGCGCGGACTCGCGCTGGTCCCCCAGGGCCGCCGGGTGATGGCCGAACTGACGGTGGACGAGGAACTGCGCCTCGCCGCCCGCCCCGGCAAGTGGACGCTGGAGCGCGTCTACCAGACCTTCCCGCGCCTGCTGGAGCGCAAGAACAGCCTCAGCACCACCCTCTCCGGCGGCGAGCAGCAGATGGTCGCCATCGGCCGCGCCCTCCTCCAGAACCCCCACGTGCTGCTGCTCGACGAACCCACCGAGGGCCTCAGTCCCCTGATGGTCACGGTCGTGCGCGACGTGCTGCTCACCCTGCGGGGAAGCGGCGAAACGATCCTGCTGGCCGAGCAGAACCTCGACCTCGCGCTGGCGGTGGCCGACCGGGTGTACGTCCTCGACCACGGGACCGTCGCCTTCGAGGGCGACGCCGCGCACCTGGCGGAGAACCGGGCGCTGGTGCAGGAGCTGATGGGCGTGTAGGTGCCTGGTCGGCGCGGGCAGACGGAGTTCGGACGGGCCGGGCGTCCTCTGCCCGCGTGGTCTTTCCTTAGAAATCGCGAAGACAGGTCTGTGGGCGGAATTACTCTCCGCGCCTGCCCGCGCGGGAAGGATGGCCCGTATGCAGACACGCGCGCTGGGACACTCCGGATTGCAGGTTTCACTCGTGGGGCTGGGCTGCAACAACTTCGGGGGGCGGCTCGACCAGGCGGGGACGGACGCGGTGGTGCGCCGGGCGCTGGACCTGGGCATCACCCTGTTCGACACGGCGGACATCTACGGCAACCGGGGCGGCTCGGAGGTGATGCTGGGCAAGGCGCTGGGCCGGGAGCGCGCGAACATCGTCCTGGCGAGCAAGTTCGGTGCCCCGATGGGGGAAGACGGCGAGCTGAGCGGCGCGAAGCCTGCCTATATCCGCCGGGCGGTGGAGGCCAGCTTGCAGCGGCTGGGGACCGATTACCTCGACCTTTACCAGCTCCACCGGCCCGACCCCGACACGCCCATCGAGGACACGCTGGGCGCGCTGGATGAACTGGTGCAGCGCGGCCTGGTCCGGTTTACCGGCTGCTCGAACATGCCCGCCGCCCAGGTCCGTGAGGCGGACGCCGTCGCCCGGCGGCAGCACCTGACGCGCTTCACGTCCTGCCAGGACGAGTACAGCCTGCTGGTGCGGGGGGCGGAAGCGGAGCTGCTCCCGACCATGCGCGAACTGGGGCTGGGCCTGCTGCCCTACTTCCCGCTGGCGAGCGGTCTGCTGAGCGGCAAGTACCATCAGGGAGAGGCACTTCCCGAGGGCACCCGTCTGGCCGGGTCACCCGGCGCCCAGGACCGGTACCTGAACGAGCGCAACTGGCAGGTGGTCGAGGACCTGCGCCAGTTCGCGGAGAGCCGGGGGCACGGGCACACCCTG includes the following:
- a CDS encoding ATP-binding cassette domain-containing protein, whose amino-acid sequence is MTTAVQGLDLKVSHVTRRFGGVTALRDISLEVPPGARHAVIGPNGAGKSTLFRVISGEYPPSEGSVSLDGRQVNGLPPNRIAALGVARSFQTSSLFPQASVRENVVLAVLAHTPARRDLWRPLAAHREAGRLADAALDRMGLLAQAAAPADSLSHGEKRQLELSMVLAQDPRLLLLDEPLAGLSAHERDHVMNLVLNLPRDLTTVLIEHDLPFCLAFADHVTVLSNGEHLATGTPAEIRANEAVQAVYVGEALERQGREVSAGEMAQPPLLSVSGLTAGYGSAQAIENASLDVRPGEVVAVLGRNGMGKTTLLTTLMGWRKPWAGTVNLDGQPVAGLPPAALARRGLALVPQGRRVMAELTVDEELRLAARPGKWTLERVYQTFPRLLERKNSLSTTLSGGEQQMVAIGRALLQNPHVLLLDEPTEGLSPLMVTVVRDVLLTLRGSGETILLAEQNLDLALAVADRVYVLDHGTVAFEGDAAHLAENRALVQELMGV
- a CDS encoding aldo/keto reductase, coding for MQTRALGHSGLQVSLVGLGCNNFGGRLDQAGTDAVVRRALDLGITLFDTADIYGNRGGSEVMLGKALGRERANIVLASKFGAPMGEDGELSGAKPAYIRRAVEASLQRLGTDYLDLYQLHRPDPDTPIEDTLGALDELVQRGLVRFTGCSNMPAAQVREADAVARRQHLTRFTSCQDEYSLLVRGAEAELLPTMRELGLGLLPYFPLASGLLSGKYHQGEALPEGTRLAGSPGAQDRYLNERNWQVVEDLRQFAESRGHGHTLLELAFSWLAAQDVVSSVIAGATRPEQVEQNVAAVTWSLSAGELAEVDRITAR